Within Acidimicrobiales bacterium, the genomic segment GGAAGTCCAGCCGCATGGACCCGGCATTCCCTCGAGCAGATTCGGACCAAAGTGGGTGTAATGGCTACAACGGAACGTGCCGGACGGTTGTCGGCTGATCAAAGTCTTGAGCTGTGGCGTGACTACCAGCGGACCGGCGACCCCCGCCTGCGTGACCGCCTCGTGCTGACCTTCGCCCCGATGGTCAAGTACATCGTCTACCGCAAGGTCCGCGAGATGCCGGCACGCTGCGAGGTCGACGACTTCATCTCGTGCGGCCTCGAGGCCCTCATCAAGTCGATCGACCGCTATGACCCCGACAAGGGCGCCACGCTCGAGCAGTTCGCCTGGACCCGGATCCACGGCGCGGTGCTCGACGAGCTGCGCCGCAACGACTGGGCCCCGCGCTCGCTCCGCCGCTGGGACCGCGAGATCGGCAAGGCCCGCGACAACTTCTTTCGCCTCTACGGCCGTCGTCCCAGCCGTGAGGAGCTCGCTGACGCGCTCGGCATCGAGATCAAGGATCTCGTCCGCCACCAGGACGAGCTGGCCCAGGCGTCCGTGGGCTCGCTCAACGCCCTCGTCAACGGCGAGGAGGACCAGGCCACCGAGCGCATCGACACCCTGATCTCCGAGGACACCGACGGGGATCCGGAGCAGTTCGCGGTCACCGGCGAGGCCAAGGAGCGCTTCCGCGAGGCCTTCGAGTGCCTGGCTCCCCGCGAGCGCAAGATCGCCGTGCTCCTCTACGTCTACAACCTCACGCTGCGCGAGATCGGCGAGATTCTCGGGGTCACCGAGAGCCGCGTCTGCCAGCTGCACGCCCAGATCCTCAAGACACTGCGCGCCCACCTCGCGGCCGACGAGCAGCTCTTCACCGCTGTCGCGGCCTGAGCCCGGCGCTACGACGGGTAGTCGTAGAACCCCTTGCCGGTCTTGCGGCCGTGGTGGCCTGAGACCACCATCCGCTTGAGCAGCGGGGTGGGGGCGTACTCGGGCCGCTTGAACTCCTCAT encodes:
- a CDS encoding FliA/WhiG family RNA polymerase sigma factor translates to MSADQSLELWRDYQRTGDPRLRDRLVLTFAPMVKYIVYRKVREMPARCEVDDFISCGLEALIKSIDRYDPDKGATLEQFAWTRIHGAVLDELRRNDWAPRSLRRWDREIGKARDNFFRLYGRRPSREELADALGIEIKDLVRHQDELAQASVGSLNALVNGEEDQATERIDTLISEDTDGDPEQFAVTGEAKERFREAFECLAPRERKIAVLLYVYNLTLREIGEILGVTESRVCQLHAQILKTLRAHLAADEQLFTAVAA